One Pantoea trifolii genomic region harbors:
- a CDS encoding branched-chain amino acid ABC transporter permease yields MKLFSEKIQIVVTSLAMVLVALWLSGAIELYTLLSLTVFLVMGLLSLSLAFIWGYGGILCFGQAAFFGLGAYTYAICAINWGDSTWAVVMAVLLPTLFSLLLGYVIFYGGVSDVYLGAITLAVSLVLFNWVNSTSGSEYHIGEALLGGFNGIPSVPTLNLPFQPDAFLSPEAIFMVTAGCLALCYALLKFVLLSRFGKTVVAIRENEQRAGLLGYNVPAHKLATFAIGAAIAGLAGCLYVNWGAFVSPGVFSISQSAQIIIWVIVGGRGTLLGPVISCVLLQWMVTRLGAQQTVDVNLVLGVILAVFVLLIPGGILPTLQRLWRRKRPAAAPASRAQVREVKP; encoded by the coding sequence ATGAAACTGTTCTCGGAAAAGATCCAGATTGTCGTCACTTCTCTGGCGATGGTGCTGGTAGCGCTGTGGCTGTCAGGCGCGATCGAGCTCTACACCTTGCTGTCACTGACGGTGTTTCTGGTGATGGGCTTGTTGTCGCTCAGCCTGGCATTTATCTGGGGTTACGGCGGCATCCTGTGCTTCGGTCAGGCGGCGTTTTTTGGTTTAGGCGCTTATACCTATGCGATTTGCGCCATCAACTGGGGCGATTCGACCTGGGCAGTGGTGATGGCGGTGCTGCTGCCAACGCTGTTCTCGCTGCTGCTCGGCTACGTGATTTTTTATGGCGGCGTCAGCGATGTCTATCTCGGCGCGATCACGTTGGCAGTGAGTCTGGTGCTGTTTAACTGGGTTAACTCCACCTCCGGCAGCGAATATCACATCGGCGAAGCGCTGCTGGGCGGCTTTAACGGTATTCCCTCAGTTCCGACGCTCAACCTGCCGTTCCAGCCGGATGCCTTTTTATCGCCCGAGGCGATCTTTATGGTCACCGCCGGATGTCTGGCACTTTGCTACGCCTTGCTGAAGTTCGTGCTGCTAAGCCGCTTTGGCAAAACCGTGGTGGCGATTCGTGAGAACGAGCAGCGCGCCGGATTGCTCGGCTACAACGTGCCGGCGCATAAGCTGGCGACCTTTGCCATCGGCGCAGCCATTGCCGGACTGGCGGGCTGCTTGTATGTCAACTGGGGCGCGTTTGTCAGTCCCGGCGTGTTCAGCATCAGCCAGTCGGCGCAGATCATCATCTGGGTGATTGTCGGTGGACGTGGCACGCTACTTGGGCCGGTGATCAGCTGCGTGCTGTTGCAGTGGATGGTGACGCGGCTGGGCGCGCAGCAAACCGTGGATGTCAATTTAGTGCTCGGCGTAATCCTGGCGGTGTTTGTGTTGCTGATTCCGGGCGGCATTTTACCGACGTTGCAGCGTCTGTGGCGGCGCAAGCGTCCCGCCGCCGCGCCCGCCAGCCGCGCGCAGGTCAGAGAGGTGAAACCATGA
- a CDS encoding ATP-binding cassette domain-containing protein: protein MTTNVLLETRKMGVSFGGVHAVKEVDFTLREGELRCLIGPNGAGKSTFFKMLSGQVTPTRGECRYREQVISGKRPWEIARLGIGIKTQVPSVFEGLSVRENLWQAAANKLAKAALPAAIEQVLGDIGLVDLQHAVLSELAHGQRQWVELGMILISKPQLVLLDEPAAGMTHQEVRKTAQLIKAINQQSTVVVVEHDMEFISMIAQQVTVFNQGAVLAEGSFREVTQNPLVKEAYLGNLEIKHA from the coding sequence ATGACGACCAACGTGTTACTGGAAACCCGCAAAATGGGCGTCAGTTTTGGCGGCGTACATGCGGTGAAAGAGGTGGATTTCACCTTACGTGAAGGTGAATTGCGCTGCCTGATTGGCCCCAACGGCGCAGGCAAAAGCACCTTCTTCAAGATGTTGAGCGGCCAGGTGACGCCGACGCGCGGCGAGTGTCGCTATCGCGAACAGGTGATCTCCGGCAAACGACCTTGGGAGATCGCGCGTTTGGGAATTGGCATCAAAACCCAGGTGCCGAGTGTGTTCGAGGGGTTAAGCGTGCGGGAAAACTTGTGGCAGGCGGCAGCCAATAAGCTGGCGAAAGCGGCGCTGCCAGCGGCGATTGAACAGGTGCTGGGGGATATCGGTCTGGTTGATCTGCAACACGCGGTGCTCTCGGAACTGGCACATGGTCAGCGGCAGTGGGTAGAACTGGGGATGATCCTGATCTCCAAACCGCAGCTGGTGCTGCTGGATGAACCGGCGGCGGGCATGACGCATCAGGAAGTGCGTAAAACCGCGCAACTGATCAAGGCGATTAATCAGCAGAGCACGGTGGTGGTGGTGGAACACGACATGGAGTTCATCAGCATGATTGCGCAGCAGGTGACGGTATTTAACCAGGGAGCGGTGCTGGCGGAAGGCAGTTTCCGCGAGGTGACGCAAAATCCGTTGGTGAAAGAGGCGTATCTCGGCAATCTGGAGATTAAACATGCTTGA
- a CDS encoding ABC transporter ATP-binding protein, giving the protein MLEIKEMVSGYNKIPVLNLSELFVGAKSFTGVLGRNGMGKTTLLRTIMGELPAWQGRIALNGIDITGYQAHQRAVAGIGFVPQGRQIFPQLTVEENLRMGCVKHFSRAGQIIEQMLEYFPRLKRLLAQPGGALSGGEQQLLALARCLCGQPQLVLLDEPTEGIQPNICEEIIETLRRLRHEMDISIILVEQDIEFLYALSDQIHVIEKGQIVQRINPKTQSSASVAEQFLGFHV; this is encoded by the coding sequence ATGCTTGAAATAAAAGAGATGGTTTCGGGCTACAACAAGATTCCGGTGCTGAACTTATCCGAGCTGTTTGTCGGCGCGAAGTCGTTCACCGGCGTGCTGGGCCGCAACGGCATGGGCAAAACCACGCTGCTGCGCACCATTATGGGCGAACTGCCAGCCTGGCAAGGCCGCATTGCGCTGAACGGCATCGATATTACCGGTTATCAGGCGCATCAGCGTGCGGTGGCGGGCATCGGTTTTGTCCCGCAAGGACGACAGATTTTCCCGCAGCTGACGGTGGAGGAGAATCTGCGTATGGGCTGCGTGAAACACTTCTCCCGCGCCGGGCAGATTATCGAGCAGATGCTGGAATATTTTCCGCGCCTGAAGCGCCTGCTGGCGCAGCCGGGCGGTGCGCTATCGGGCGGTGAGCAGCAGTTGCTGGCATTGGCGCGTTGCCTGTGCGGCCAGCCGCAGCTGGTGCTGCTGGATGAGCCAACGGAAGGGATTCAACCGAATATCTGCGAGGAGATCATTGAGACGTTGCGGCGGCTGCGCCACGAGATGGATATTTCGATCATTCTGGTGGAGCAGGATATCGAGTTTCTCTATGCGCTGTCTGACCAGATTCATGTGATTGAAAAGGGGCAGATTGTGCAGCGGATCAATCCGAAAACCCAGTCGAGTGCCAGCGTGGCAGAGCAGTTTTTGGGGTTTCATGTTTGA
- a CDS encoding ANTAR domain-containing response regulator: MTEQTLLATLSGVRLHIFHPDSQSVRAFCASLTQLGCHAQHSWPPAASIPVDTQLLLVAIDVHQQQPLSTLFNSAREKDIPIIALADSHNARLFPLLLQFQPNAIAERELNPFAMIVQMIGTLQTVRHHQRLRAVQQARKARGERLSQAKGVLMQTFGLDESGAYRLMRSEAMNTRSSMEYTAERVITTLQK, from the coding sequence ATGACTGAACAAACATTACTGGCAACGCTTTCTGGTGTCCGGCTGCATATTTTCCATCCTGATTCACAGAGCGTGCGCGCGTTTTGCGCTTCGCTGACGCAGTTAGGTTGTCACGCGCAGCACAGCTGGCCGCCTGCTGCATCAATCCCTGTGGATACACAGCTGCTGCTGGTGGCGATTGATGTGCATCAGCAGCAGCCTTTATCCACTCTGTTCAACAGCGCGCGCGAAAAGGATATTCCCATTATCGCGCTGGCGGATAGCCATAACGCGCGGCTGTTTCCGCTACTGCTGCAATTCCAGCCGAACGCCATCGCCGAGCGTGAGCTCAATCCGTTTGCCATGATTGTGCAGATGATCGGCACGCTACAAACCGTGCGTCATCACCAGCGGTTGCGTGCGGTGCAGCAGGCGCGTAAAGCGCGTGGGGAAAGGTTGTCGCAGGCCAAAGGCGTGCTAATGCAAACCTTCGGGCTGGATGAATCGGGGGCGTATCGCTTGATGCGCAGCGAAGCGATGAACACGCGCAGCAGCATGGAATACACCGCCGAGCGCGTGATCACCACGCTACAAAAGTAA
- a CDS encoding helix-turn-helix domain-containing protein, whose protein sequence is MKELFTTDDLDNRHRFDAWRDAVCSRLIKAEARQMHSGTFSGSFAYSMLGHMDIANHVSHTALMWQRTPECIRRHPNHDFYLGYVCAGSGTLRQNGHQSRVSAGDVVIYDAATPFDFAMEKVAINIVHLPRHIMEKEAPATAKLAGKTLDLMRPGMASLKLLLQEAFVFNPDRENPFLAEQFANTLLNMISVSVNLQHSEEALKPDLYSRVVSFLRHNLQEPELSVAQIANAHHVSPRTISRVFAAHGTTPMNFLWQERLQACHRVLAEGKARNITQVALDHGFSDMSHFSLAFRKAFGYTPSSLLRQPDAPLLL, encoded by the coding sequence ATGAAAGAGCTTTTCACCACCGACGATCTCGATAACCGTCATCGCTTCGATGCCTGGCGTGATGCGGTGTGCTCGCGTCTGATCAAAGCCGAAGCGCGCCAGATGCACTCAGGCACCTTTTCCGGCAGCTTTGCCTATTCGATGCTCGGTCACATGGATATTGCCAATCACGTATCGCATACCGCGCTGATGTGGCAACGCACGCCGGAGTGCATCCGCCGCCATCCTAATCACGATTTCTATCTGGGTTATGTTTGCGCTGGCAGCGGCACGCTGCGGCAGAATGGCCATCAATCACGCGTCAGCGCGGGCGACGTGGTGATCTACGATGCCGCGACGCCGTTTGATTTTGCCATGGAGAAGGTGGCGATCAATATCGTGCATCTGCCGCGCCACATCATGGAGAAGGAAGCGCCTGCCACCGCCAAACTGGCGGGCAAAACGCTGGATCTTATGCGCCCCGGCATGGCATCGCTTAAGCTGCTTTTACAGGAAGCCTTTGTGTTTAATCCCGACCGCGAGAATCCGTTTCTGGCGGAGCAGTTTGCCAACACGCTGCTGAATATGATTTCGGTGAGCGTCAATTTGCAGCACAGCGAAGAGGCGCTGAAACCGGATCTGTATTCGCGCGTGGTGAGTTTTCTGCGTCACAATCTGCAGGAGCCGGAGCTGTCGGTGGCGCAGATCGCCAATGCGCATCACGTCTCGCCGCGCACCATCAGCCGGGTGTTTGCCGCCCACGGCACCACGCCGATGAACTTCCTCTGGCAGGAGCGTTTGCAGGCGTGCCATCGCGTTCTGGCCGAAGGCAAAGCGCGCAATATCACTCAGGTGGCGCTGGATCACGGTTTCAGCGATATGTCGCACTTCAGCCTGGCGTTTCGCAAAGCCTTTGGTTATACGCCCAGCAGCCTGTTACGGCAGCCGGACGCGCCGTTACTTTTGTAG
- a CDS encoding amidase: MNNLHYKSLLEIGRLIQSGEISSVEVTQTLLTRIDTLDRDLHSYFYVMRDSALQQAAEADAEIAQGKMRGPLHGVPIALKDLIWTKDAPTSHGMIIHKDRYPTEDSTVVERFRAAGAVILGKLTQTESAFADHHPDITRPNNPWGNALWTGVSSSGSGVATAAGLCFGSIGTDTGGSIRFPSNANGLTGIKPTWSRVTRHGACELAASLDHIGPMARNAADAAAMLQAIAGRDDKDPTSSSEPVPDYLALMTRGISKMRIGVDKSWALEKVDEETCAALQSAIATLSSLGATMVDITLPDTEKAAAEWSALCAVETALAHEETYPAQKDQYGPGLAGLLDLGHSVTALAYQRLLLSRAALRGDISALFTQVDLILAPATAYAGLTWDTMTRFGTDQALFNGVLRYTSAFDASGHPTITLPCGKTTSGAPIGFQLVAAHFAETTMIQGAWAFQQVTDWHKQHPAL; encoded by the coding sequence ATGAATAACCTGCATTACAAAAGCTTGCTGGAAATTGGCCGCTTGATTCAGTCGGGCGAAATCTCTTCGGTGGAGGTCACACAAACCCTGCTGACGCGCATCGATACGCTCGATCGCGACTTACACAGCTACTTCTACGTGATGCGCGACAGTGCGCTGCAACAGGCGGCTGAAGCCGATGCCGAAATTGCGCAGGGAAAAATGCGCGGTCCACTACACGGCGTACCGATTGCGCTGAAAGATCTGATCTGGACCAAAGACGCGCCCACCAGCCACGGCATGATCATCCACAAAGATCGTTACCCAACCGAAGACTCCACCGTGGTGGAGCGCTTCCGCGCGGCGGGTGCGGTGATTCTCGGCAAACTGACGCAAACCGAAAGCGCCTTCGCCGATCACCATCCCGATATCACCCGCCCGAATAATCCGTGGGGCAATGCGCTGTGGACCGGCGTCTCCTCCAGCGGATCCGGCGTCGCCACCGCCGCAGGTTTATGCTTCGGCTCGATTGGCACCGATACCGGCGGTTCAATTCGTTTTCCCTCCAACGCCAACGGTCTGACCGGTATTAAACCGACGTGGAGCCGCGTCACGCGTCACGGTGCCTGTGAACTGGCGGCATCACTGGATCATATTGGTCCGATGGCGCGTAACGCCGCCGATGCCGCCGCCATGTTGCAGGCGATTGCCGGTCGCGATGACAAAGATCCCACCTCCAGCAGCGAGCCGGTGCCGGATTATCTGGCGCTGATGACGCGCGGCATTAGCAAGATGCGCATCGGCGTAGATAAAAGCTGGGCGCTGGAGAAAGTTGACGAGGAAACCTGCGCCGCGCTGCAATCGGCGATCGCCACCTTGAGCTCGCTCGGCGCGACCATGGTGGATATCACCTTGCCTGATACCGAAAAAGCCGCCGCCGAGTGGAGCGCACTCTGCGCCGTGGAAACTGCGCTGGCGCATGAAGAGACCTATCCAGCGCAGAAAGATCAATACGGTCCCGGCTTGGCTGGCCTGTTGGATCTTGGCCACAGCGTCACCGCGCTGGCGTATCAGCGCTTGCTGCTCAGCCGTGCGGCGCTGCGCGGCGATATCTCCGCACTGTTCACCCAGGTTGATCTGATTCTGGCACCGGCCACCGCGTATGCCGGATTGACCTGGGACACCATGACCCGTTTTGGTACCGATCAGGCACTGTTTAACGGCGTACTGCGCTATACCAGTGCATTCGATGCCAGCGGACATCCCACCATCACCTTGCCGTGCGGCAAAACCACCAGCGGTGCACCGATTGGCTTCCAGCTGGTGGCGGCACATTTCGCCGAAACCACCATGATTCAGGGCGCGTGGGCCTTCCAGCAGGTCACCGACTGGCACAAACAGCATCCTGCGTTGTAA